A stretch of Desulfitobacterium dichloroeliminans LMG P-21439 DNA encodes these proteins:
- the sigH gene encoding RNA polymerase sporulation sigma factor SigH: MTVNAQLEVLVECDTIEVIVDEEVVELAKNGDCLAQEYLINKYKNFVRAKARSYFLIGADREDIIQEGMIGLYKAIRDFRGDKLSSFRAFAELCITRQIITAIKTATRQKHIPLNSYVSLNKPIYDEDSDRTLLDVISGTKITDPEELIISQEEFDDIEEKMGEILSSLEWKVLMAYLEGKSYQEIAVDLHRHVKSIDNALQRVKRKLERYLERRDG, translated from the coding sequence CCAACTTGAAGTGTTGGTAGAGTGCGACACGATTGAAGTCATAGTGGATGAAGAAGTCGTAGAGCTGGCCAAAAACGGTGATTGTTTAGCACAGGAATATTTAATTAATAAGTACAAGAACTTTGTCAGAGCAAAAGCAAGATCATACTTCCTCATTGGGGCAGATCGTGAAGATATTATCCAAGAGGGAATGATTGGGCTCTACAAAGCAATTCGAGATTTCCGTGGTGACAAGCTCTCCTCTTTTCGAGCTTTTGCGGAGCTGTGCATAACTCGCCAGATTATCACAGCGATTAAGACTGCAACCAGACAAAAGCATATCCCTTTGAATTCTTATGTGTCCCTAAATAAGCCAATTTATGACGAAGATTCGGATAGAACCTTGCTGGATGTAATTTCGGGCACAAAAATAACCGATCCTGAGGAATTAATCATTAGCCAAGAAGAATTCGATGATATCGAAGAAAAGATGGGCGAAATTCTCAGTTCCTTAGAGTGGAAAGTACTTATGGCTTACTTGGAAGGAAAATCATATCAAGAAATTGCTGTAGATCTACATAGACACGTAAAATCCATTGATAATGCTCTTCAAAGAGTTAAAAGGAAACTTGAGCGCTATTTAGAACGTCGCGATGGCTAA
- a CDS encoding thermonuclease family protein → MSSRKILSVGLVCLIALFVAIADLDGNPEKDAETLVTGPYTVERVVDGDTIILRMEGQIERVRLIGIDTPESVPNNPDRVVPYGKVAAEFTRNLLDDKKVELELDVEERDKYDRLLAYVYLNGEMVNKLLLREGHATVATYPPNVKYVEDFMALQKEAQRQRKGIWE, encoded by the coding sequence ATGAGTAGTAGAAAAATACTGTCTGTGGGACTTGTTTGCTTGATCGCCTTGTTCGTGGCAATCGCTGATCTTGATGGGAATCCGGAAAAAGATGCGGAAACGCTAGTAACAGGACCCTATACAGTAGAACGGGTTGTTGACGGGGATACAATCATACTGAGGATGGAAGGGCAAATAGAAAGAGTACGGCTCATCGGTATCGATACCCCTGAATCCGTTCCCAACAATCCTGATCGTGTTGTACCCTATGGAAAAGTAGCTGCAGAGTTTACTCGGAATTTACTGGATGATAAAAAAGTGGAGCTTGAACTGGATGTGGAAGAGCGGGATAAGTATGATAGACTTCTCGCCTATGTCTACCTCAACGGAGAAATGGTTAACAAACTTCTTCTTCGCGAAGGGCATGCTACTGTAGCTACTTATCCACCCAATGTGAAATATGTTGAAGATTTTATGGCGCTGCAGAAAGAGGCTCAAAGGCAGCGGAAAGGGATCTGGGAATAA
- the rpmG gene encoding 50S ribosomal protein L33, producing the protein MRVGITLACTECKNRNYASIKNKKNNPDRLEVKKYCKFCKSHTSHKETK; encoded by the coding sequence ATGCGTGTTGGCATTACTTTAGCTTGTACCGAATGTAAAAACCGGAATTATGCTTCTATAAAGAATAAGAAAAACAATCCGGACCGTTTAGAAGTTAAAAAGTATTGTAAGTTTTGCAAGTCCCACACATCTCACAAAGAAACCAAGTAA
- the secE gene encoding preprotein translocase subunit SecE, giving the protein MGAVKKQTNAPGKEKQLEYFKGVWSELKKVHWPDRKQLLTYTGVVLIAVAFVAVLLWIVDSGFSIFVTKILG; this is encoded by the coding sequence ATGGGCGCAGTTAAAAAGCAAACGAATGCTCCTGGAAAAGAGAAGCAGTTAGAGTACTTCAAAGGAGTATGGAGTGAACTTAAGAAAGTACACTGGCCAGACCGTAAACAGCTTTTGACTTACACAGGAGTGGTCCTCATCGCTGTTGCTTTCGTAGCTGTTTTGCTATGGATTGTAGACAGTGGATTTAGTATTTTTGTAACTAAGATTCTCGGATAG
- the nusG gene encoding transcription termination/antitermination protein NusG translates to MTKNWYVIHTYSGYENKVKTNLEKRVESMNMEDKIFRVLVPMEDEIEIKNGKKKIAKRKVFPGYVLVEMDMTDDSWYVVRNTPGVTGFVGTGAKPIPLLDHEVQAILRQMGVEEVRTRVDYSVGQSVRVTSGPFKDFIAIVGEILGDKGKLRVSVSMFGRETPVELDFAQVEKVD, encoded by the coding sequence ATGACTAAGAACTGGTATGTTATTCACACTTATTCTGGCTACGAGAATAAGGTGAAGACTAATCTTGAAAAACGCGTAGAGTCTATGAATATGGAGGATAAGATCTTCCGTGTTCTTGTTCCTATGGAAGATGAGATTGAAATCAAAAATGGGAAAAAGAAAATCGCCAAGCGTAAGGTTTTCCCAGGCTATGTCCTGGTGGAAATGGATATGACGGACGATTCGTGGTATGTGGTGCGCAATACTCCGGGTGTGACTGGCTTTGTCGGAACCGGTGCGAAACCAATACCCCTATTAGACCATGAAGTTCAAGCCATCTTGCGCCAAATGGGTGTAGAAGAAGTCCGTACGCGGGTGGATTATTCGGTAGGTCAAAGCGTGCGTGTTACCTCTGGTCCTTTTAAGGATTTTATCGCTATTGTTGGTGAAATCCTTGGAGATAAAGGAAAGCTCCGGGTTTCTGTCTCGATGTTTGGACGGGAAACACCGGTAGAACTTGATTTTGCACAGGTCGAAAAAGTCGACTAA